In Arthrobacter sp. SLBN-112, a genomic segment contains:
- a CDS encoding nuclear transport factor 2 family protein produces MSTETDAFLAEMIPEQRAADGAIHRGDAAPRLALWSQNDPVTLFGAQLSGSGWGELEPMFHTVASWFTHADSFDLEIIAAGASGDLAYTVGYEHTSATVDGTPRQYTLRVTHVYRREDGKWRIVHRHADYPPGGATLPFPGAPTRA; encoded by the coding sequence ATGTCAACCGAAACGGATGCCTTCCTGGCCGAAATGATTCCCGAACAACGGGCAGCCGACGGTGCGATCCACCGAGGCGATGCCGCTCCGCGCCTCGCGCTGTGGTCGCAGAACGATCCGGTGACGCTCTTCGGTGCGCAGCTCAGCGGCTCCGGCTGGGGCGAGTTGGAGCCAATGTTCCACACCGTAGCCTCATGGTTCACCCACGCGGACTCCTTCGACCTTGAGATCATCGCTGCAGGAGCAAGTGGCGACCTCGCGTACACAGTGGGCTACGAGCACACCTCCGCAACCGTCGATGGGACGCCGCGCCAGTACACCTTGCGGGTGACGCACGTCTACCGACGGGAAGACGGTAAGTGGCGGATTGTGCACCGTCACGCGGACTACCCGCCGGGAGGGGCCACCCTCCCGTTTCCTGGCGCCCCCACGCGCGCGTGA
- a CDS encoding DeoR/GlpR family DNA-binding transcription regulator has translation MLSANARREEIYHLAVTTGLASVEELSARFEVTASTIRRDLALLNGQGRLARTYGGAMALGAHPEASLRQRTGEAFEQKHAIARWAASVIQSGENILLDAGSTAGALAHELRGFDRLSVTTPGLNTLQELAESEGIDVDCLGGRLRSVSQSFVGPLAEAALERMSFDRVFLGADAVTAEDGICEADHAQTRLKELMARRGREVYVLADSSKLGLRPFHAWARLALPWTLVTDDGADPEQVQKFRDAGVRVEVAAAQSGR, from the coding sequence ATGCTGAGCGCAAACGCGCGGCGCGAGGAGATCTACCACCTTGCCGTGACCACCGGCCTGGCGTCCGTGGAGGAACTCTCGGCCCGGTTCGAGGTGACCGCGTCCACCATCCGCCGCGACCTGGCCTTGCTGAACGGGCAGGGCAGGCTGGCCCGCACCTACGGCGGGGCGATGGCACTGGGCGCGCACCCGGAGGCGTCGCTGCGGCAGCGGACCGGCGAGGCGTTCGAGCAGAAGCACGCGATTGCCCGCTGGGCGGCCTCGGTCATCCAGTCCGGGGAGAACATCCTGCTCGACGCCGGCTCCACCGCAGGGGCCTTGGCCCACGAGCTGCGCGGGTTCGATCGGTTGTCGGTCACGACGCCGGGCCTCAACACCCTGCAGGAACTCGCCGAGTCCGAGGGCATCGACGTGGACTGCCTGGGCGGCCGGCTGCGCAGTGTTTCGCAGAGTTTTGTGGGCCCGCTCGCCGAGGCGGCCCTGGAGCGGATGAGCTTTGACCGGGTGTTCCTGGGCGCCGACGCCGTCACCGCCGAGGACGGCATCTGCGAGGCCGACCATGCCCAGACCCGGCTCAAGGAGCTCATGGCCCGGCGCGGCCGGGAGGTCTACGTGCTGGCCGATTCGTCCAAGCTCGGCCTGCGGCCGTTCCACGCGTGGGCGCGGCTCGCGCTCCCCTGGACATTGGTAACAGACGACGGCGCCGACCCTGAGCAGGTGCAGAAGTTCCGGGACGCCGGTGTCCGGGTTGAGGTGGCCGCCGCCCAGTCAGGCCGATAG
- a CDS encoding antibiotic biosynthesis monooxygenase, with amino-acid sequence MTVIVTAVFTPKDGAFDAVAAALAPAIAEVHKEPGCQLYAIHEAPNGQIVMIEKWDSAELLDAHGAGEAVARLNASLEGLLREPVEVIRLAPMPAGTPHQGEL; translated from the coding sequence ATGACCGTCATTGTTACCGCCGTCTTCACGCCCAAGGACGGGGCCTTCGATGCCGTTGCCGCCGCCCTTGCCCCCGCCATCGCCGAGGTGCACAAGGAGCCGGGCTGCCAGCTCTACGCCATCCACGAGGCTCCCAACGGCCAGATCGTCATGATCGAAAAATGGGACTCGGCCGAACTGCTTGACGCCCACGGTGCAGGTGAAGCCGTCGCACGGCTCAACGCCTCCCTTGAGGGCCTCCTGCGGGAGCCGGTGGAAGTCATCAGGCTGGCCCCGATGCCCGCCGGAACTCCGCATCAGGGCGAGCTCTGA
- a CDS encoding ABC transporter permease, producing MSVIMAIAGVEVRRFLRDRSNIFFVFVFPLLLILLLGSQFGANSGQARVSVAGKAATELEKSITGQLQADGVKVTHDSPASVREQLSRGRTDVGIFISDGAAAAFEAGDPADLEVVASSHSGAQAALQLVRASVQTVSTQQRQLAVLQNAGIDADTAAAALRQAKEHLDLPQLEIVDTNDVSQDFRSLGQFDLGAAQQLLLFVFLSSLTGAATLIQGRRLGVIARVLAAPVSTGQAIAGQALGRFGIAAVQGGYIVLGTAVLFGVDWGNPLLSGLVLMLFCAVAAAAAMVIGSVMDNDAAGSGVGVGLGLVLAGLGGSMVPPEFFSDGMQIASRFTPHRWAYDAFATIQRHDGSLLDILPQLGMLTAMAGTLLVLGAFLLRRSLGRAL from the coding sequence ATGAGCGTCATCATGGCAATTGCAGGTGTTGAAGTCCGCCGGTTCCTGCGCGACCGGTCCAACATTTTCTTCGTATTCGTCTTCCCGCTCCTGCTGATCCTGTTGCTTGGTTCCCAATTCGGCGCGAACAGCGGGCAGGCTCGAGTGTCGGTGGCGGGAAAGGCCGCCACTGAACTTGAAAAGAGCATTACCGGCCAGCTCCAGGCCGATGGAGTCAAGGTGACGCACGATAGCCCCGCATCGGTCAGGGAACAACTCAGCAGGGGCCGGACCGACGTTGGCATTTTCATCAGTGACGGTGCGGCGGCCGCTTTCGAGGCCGGTGACCCGGCTGACCTCGAAGTGGTCGCGTCATCGCACTCGGGTGCCCAGGCAGCCCTGCAGTTGGTGCGTGCCTCAGTGCAGACGGTCAGCACCCAACAACGGCAGCTCGCAGTTCTGCAGAATGCCGGCATCGATGCCGATACAGCGGCCGCGGCGCTGCGACAGGCAAAGGAACACCTCGATCTCCCTCAGTTGGAGATCGTCGATACCAATGACGTGTCGCAGGATTTTCGCAGTCTGGGCCAGTTCGATCTCGGCGCCGCTCAGCAATTGTTGCTTTTCGTGTTCCTGAGCTCCCTCACCGGTGCCGCAACCCTGATCCAAGGCCGACGCCTCGGGGTCATCGCCCGCGTCCTTGCGGCACCTGTCTCGACCGGGCAAGCGATAGCGGGGCAGGCGTTGGGCCGGTTCGGCATCGCCGCGGTCCAGGGTGGATACATCGTGCTCGGCACCGCCGTGCTGTTCGGCGTCGACTGGGGAAATCCCCTCCTTAGCGGTCTGGTACTGATGCTCTTCTGTGCAGTTGCTGCCGCGGCAGCAATGGTCATTGGATCAGTCATGGATAACGACGCCGCTGGCTCCGGCGTGGGCGTAGGACTGGGCCTCGTCCTCGCCGGCCTGGGAGGTTCCATGGTGCCGCCCGAGTTCTTTTCCGACGGCATGCAAATCGCTTCCCGCTTCACCCCGCACCGCTGGGCCTATGACGCCTTCGCCACAATTCAACGGCACGACGGATCGTTGCTGGACATTCTTCCCCAACTAGGAATGCTCACCGCCATGGCAGGAACTCTCTTGGTACTGGGTGCTTTCCTCCTGCGCCGAAGCCTCGGCCGCGCGCTCTAA
- a CDS encoding LacI family DNA-binding transcriptional regulator has protein sequence MKKAPTIRDVASAAGVSVSVVSRVLNPESGPVAPAKRDMVLRVIEDLGYRPRAAARELSVGHAPTVGLVVADLANPFFAQLADRIVWEARSHGVQVVVMTTQEDPHLEADSLDTLLDRSVSGVIATPTGANVEKWARLQSLGVNVVFVDRTIPELADVDVVSIENVDSARRATEYMLGLGHTRIGLITGPVSTSTGRSRIQGYQAAHDSCSVMVDPQLIRDVPFRGDGGGDAVGSLLALPDRPTGIIVANTAQVQSAVRRLVQTGTRIPNDLSVIVFDDSPWTELTSPPLSIIRQPIAMLALHSLELVLGRMQGKLPDGQRTIEVKADFVPRNSCSPLVLTPTR, from the coding sequence GTGAAGAAGGCTCCAACAATCCGCGATGTCGCGTCCGCTGCCGGCGTGTCGGTTTCCGTGGTGTCCCGGGTCCTTAACCCGGAGTCGGGCCCTGTTGCACCGGCCAAGCGGGACATGGTCCTCCGGGTCATCGAGGATCTCGGATACCGGCCGCGTGCCGCCGCCCGTGAACTGAGCGTGGGCCATGCCCCCACCGTCGGGCTGGTGGTTGCCGACCTGGCCAACCCTTTCTTCGCCCAGCTGGCGGACCGGATTGTCTGGGAGGCGCGCAGCCACGGGGTGCAGGTGGTGGTGATGACCACCCAGGAGGATCCGCACCTGGAAGCGGATTCCCTGGACACGCTCCTGGACCGGTCCGTGAGCGGTGTTATCGCCACGCCCACCGGAGCAAACGTTGAGAAGTGGGCGCGGCTGCAATCCCTGGGTGTGAACGTTGTCTTCGTGGACCGCACCATCCCGGAGCTGGCGGACGTTGACGTTGTGAGCATCGAAAACGTGGACTCGGCCCGCCGCGCCACCGAATACATGCTCGGCCTGGGGCATACCCGGATCGGGTTGATTACCGGGCCGGTCAGCACTTCCACGGGAAGATCCAGGATCCAGGGGTACCAGGCCGCCCATGACAGCTGCTCCGTCATGGTTGACCCGCAGCTGATCCGGGATGTGCCGTTCCGGGGTGACGGCGGCGGCGATGCCGTCGGATCCCTGCTGGCGCTGCCGGATCGCCCCACCGGGATCATCGTGGCCAACACGGCCCAGGTCCAGAGCGCCGTCCGCCGCCTGGTCCAGACGGGTACCCGCATCCCCAACGACCTGTCGGTCATCGTCTTTGACGACAGTCCCTGGACCGAACTGACAAGCCCTCCGCTCAGCATCATCCGCCAGCCCATCGCCATGCTCGCACTGCACTCCCTGGAGCTGGTGCTGGGGCGGATGCAGGGCAAGTTGCCCGACGGCCAGCGCACCATCGAAGTCAAAGCAGACTTCGTACCGCGCAACAGCTGCTCGCCACTCGTGCTCACCCCAACCAGATAA
- a CDS encoding 2-keto-3-deoxygluconate permease — protein sequence MSVPIKATMEKVPGGMMLIPLLIGALLGTFAPDSAKFFGSFTGALFTGGTTILAVFYVCMGASIDIKATPYILKKGGVLFGSKILFAIIIGVVAGRFLGELPISGGLLTGLSVLAILAALNDTNGGMYMALMGQYGKPKDVAAYSVMTLESGPFLTMVTLGVAGLSAFPWQALVGAIIPLLLGAILGALDPAMRKFLSSAAPVLIPFFALALGFGLNLGQVLNAGLLGVALGLFVLIGGGAVLFFADKLTGGSGIAGLAAATTAGNAATVPMLVAAANPAYVPAAGPATVLVAASVVVTAIGCPLVVAWYAKRLKNKEAAAATPEVPAAV from the coding sequence ATGTCCGTCCCAATCAAGGCCACCATGGAAAAAGTCCCTGGCGGCATGATGCTGATTCCCCTGCTCATTGGCGCCCTGCTGGGTACCTTCGCGCCGGACTCTGCGAAATTCTTCGGTTCATTCACCGGCGCGCTCTTCACCGGCGGCACCACCATCCTGGCCGTGTTCTACGTCTGTATGGGCGCCAGCATCGATATCAAGGCAACCCCGTACATCCTGAAGAAGGGCGGTGTCCTGTTCGGCAGCAAGATCCTGTTCGCGATCATCATCGGCGTTGTCGCGGGCCGGTTCCTGGGTGAACTTCCCATCAGCGGCGGACTCCTGACCGGATTGTCCGTCCTGGCCATCCTGGCAGCATTGAACGACACCAACGGCGGCATGTACATGGCGCTCATGGGTCAGTACGGCAAGCCGAAAGACGTTGCCGCATACTCAGTCATGACGCTGGAATCGGGCCCCTTCCTGACCATGGTGACGCTTGGCGTCGCAGGCCTGTCCGCCTTCCCGTGGCAAGCCCTGGTGGGCGCCATCATCCCCCTGCTCCTCGGAGCCATCCTTGGCGCCTTGGATCCGGCCATGCGCAAGTTCCTTTCCTCCGCTGCCCCGGTCCTCATCCCCTTCTTCGCCCTGGCCCTTGGCTTTGGCCTGAACTTGGGCCAGGTTCTCAATGCCGGCCTGCTCGGCGTGGCACTTGGCCTGTTCGTGCTGATCGGCGGCGGCGCCGTGCTCTTCTTCGCTGACAAGCTGACCGGAGGCTCCGGCATCGCCGGCCTGGCCGCAGCCACCACCGCGGGCAACGCCGCCACCGTGCCGATGCTCGTGGCAGCAGCAAACCCGGCGTACGTTCCTGCAGCAGGACCCGCCACCGTCCTGGTGGCCGCGTCCGTCGTGGTCACCGCCATCGGTTGCCCCCTCGTGGTTGCCTGGTACGCCAAGCGGCTCAAGAACAAAGAAGCGGCGGCAGCAACTCCCGAGGTGCCGGCAGCGGTATGA
- the pdxA gene encoding 4-hydroxythreonine-4-phosphate dehydrogenase PdxA, with the protein MGRPIVAITMGDAAGIGPEIIVKALGDSELRSKARMLVIGDLRRMQLAADIVSSPLTLRKVAAPSEALFEEGTIDVLNIDCIPEDLAWGELSAAAGHGSFLFIEKAVQLAMDRQVDAICTGPLNKAALHAAGHKYPGHTELLAELTGTEEVSMMLTAPKMRVIHVTTHIGLIDAIAKINGDLVYRTIKRGYELLRASGIENPRIAVCAINPHAGENGLFGYGEEAEKIQPGIEKAQADGIDAFGPLPADTLFFLAGRGDFDLVVAQYHDQGHGPVKVLGLENGVNITVGLPVVRTSVDHGTAFDIAGKNIADHESLLEALRQAVDLAPSREEAA; encoded by the coding sequence ATGGGACGCCCGATAGTTGCCATCACCATGGGCGATGCCGCCGGCATCGGCCCGGAAATCATCGTCAAGGCCCTGGGCGACAGCGAACTGCGGTCGAAGGCACGCATGCTGGTCATCGGCGATCTTCGCCGGATGCAGCTCGCTGCGGACATCGTCTCCAGCCCGCTGACCCTGCGGAAGGTCGCCGCACCGTCGGAGGCCCTGTTCGAGGAAGGCACCATCGACGTGCTGAACATCGACTGCATCCCGGAGGACCTCGCCTGGGGCGAGCTCTCCGCCGCTGCCGGACACGGGTCGTTCCTCTTCATCGAGAAGGCCGTCCAGCTGGCCATGGACCGGCAGGTGGATGCCATCTGCACCGGGCCGCTGAATAAGGCCGCCCTGCACGCCGCCGGCCACAAGTACCCGGGCCACACCGAACTCCTCGCCGAACTGACCGGCACCGAGGAAGTGTCCATGATGCTGACCGCGCCGAAGATGCGCGTCATCCACGTCACCACCCACATCGGCCTGATCGATGCGATCGCCAAGATCAACGGCGACCTGGTGTACCGGACCATTAAGCGCGGGTATGAACTGCTGCGTGCCTCGGGCATCGAGAACCCGCGGATCGCCGTTTGCGCCATCAACCCGCACGCCGGCGAAAACGGGCTGTTCGGGTACGGCGAAGAAGCGGAGAAGATCCAGCCGGGCATCGAGAAGGCCCAGGCGGACGGCATCGATGCCTTTGGCCCGCTTCCAGCAGACACCTTGTTTTTCCTGGCTGGCCGCGGCGACTTCGACCTGGTGGTGGCCCAGTACCACGACCAGGGCCATGGCCCCGTGAAGGTCCTGGGCCTTGAGAACGGCGTGAACATCACCGTGGGCCTGCCCGTGGTGCGCACGTCCGTGGACCACGGCACGGCCTTTGACATCGCCGGTAAGAACATCGCGGACCACGAGTCCCTTTTGGAAGCACTGCGGCAGGCAGTGGATCTGGCACCTTCGCGCGAGGAAGCTGCCTAA
- a CDS encoding helix-turn-helix domain-containing protein: MERKIKRQYDSRRRQEQAAETRRNIIAAANELFIAQGYGQTTVKRVAARAGVSVETVYATFGTKAGLLRSVWYVDFRGDETDVTLYDRAEMQSILAEPDLSERIRRHAVFVTASNRRIFPLLDALAGAAASEPDAAAMLAEWADRRLDVATRYAHAATATGQLGVSEEECRDVLYATMDGTLWARLVGQRGWSDERFSNWLAATWIGALIRTE; this comes from the coding sequence ATGGAACGGAAGATCAAGAGGCAGTACGATTCCCGTCGCCGCCAGGAGCAGGCTGCAGAAACCCGGCGGAACATCATCGCGGCGGCAAACGAGCTCTTCATTGCCCAGGGATACGGCCAGACCACCGTCAAGCGGGTGGCCGCGCGCGCCGGCGTCTCTGTCGAGACCGTGTACGCCACGTTCGGCACCAAAGCAGGGCTGCTGAGATCCGTTTGGTACGTCGATTTCCGGGGTGATGAAACGGACGTGACCCTGTATGACCGCGCGGAAATGCAGTCAATCCTGGCCGAACCGGACCTGTCGGAGAGGATCCGCCGCCACGCTGTCTTCGTGACGGCGAGCAATCGCCGGATCTTTCCGCTCCTCGACGCCCTTGCCGGGGCCGCTGCGAGCGAGCCCGATGCCGCCGCCATGCTGGCGGAGTGGGCGGACCGGCGCCTGGACGTGGCCACCCGCTATGCCCACGCCGCCACGGCGACGGGACAGCTCGGCGTCAGCGAAGAGGAATGCAGGGACGTGCTGTACGCGACTATGGACGGCACCCTCTGGGCCCGGCTCGTGGGCCAACGCGGCTGGAGCGACGAGAGGTTCTCGAACTGGCTCGCCGCAACCTGGATCGGTGCCCTTATCCGGACAGAGTAG
- a CDS encoding four-carbon acid sugar kinase family protein, with product MNANAATRWAIIADDLTGAADAAATYGPTHTSAVILDLGSTWPEAEILSINTESRYLVSGEAAAAVTMAAGRALGQQRRVFKKIDSLLRGNVGVEVAATLARLTQGGSKGLAVVAPAFPGTGRTTFGGIVHINGVPNTAGNFGGDIAAALAAGGLTAESAGTSGRTQDELARYFRDLQDRGIAAVVLDASSDDDLKAIAAAADLLDFPALLVGSGGLAGHLPAREGTARNAQMHSVNRTLTVIGSYSGLARRQTDALVAAGAEHIMLDHATLHHTAVPRRVAEAMARTDVVLTPDPMGAVDKSQALVVAEALARATAAGIGHCDALVLTGGETATAVLKALGTGSFTVLGEIEPGVVMSLLPAPLPLLVTKAGAFGDAGTLARTTQFLTGTTTEMSIK from the coding sequence ATGAACGCCAACGCAGCCACGCGCTGGGCAATCATCGCCGACGACCTGACGGGGGCGGCAGATGCAGCCGCCACCTACGGCCCCACCCACACCAGTGCCGTCATCCTCGACCTCGGCTCCACGTGGCCCGAGGCGGAGATCCTTTCGATCAACACCGAGAGCCGCTACCTGGTTTCCGGAGAAGCCGCCGCGGCCGTCACCATGGCGGCCGGGCGGGCCCTCGGCCAGCAACGGAGGGTCTTCAAAAAGATTGACTCGTTGCTTCGCGGCAATGTGGGCGTGGAAGTTGCGGCAACACTGGCGCGCCTCACACAGGGCGGCAGCAAAGGCCTGGCGGTTGTGGCTCCCGCGTTCCCGGGCACTGGAAGGACAACCTTTGGCGGCATTGTCCACATCAACGGCGTGCCCAACACCGCGGGAAACTTTGGTGGCGACATTGCCGCGGCGCTTGCTGCCGGTGGCCTCACCGCCGAATCTGCCGGAACAAGCGGACGCACGCAGGACGAACTGGCGCGGTACTTCCGGGACTTGCAGGACCGCGGGATTGCCGCCGTCGTACTGGACGCCAGCTCGGATGATGACTTGAAAGCCATCGCTGCCGCTGCAGACCTGCTGGACTTTCCGGCGCTCCTTGTGGGTTCCGGCGGACTGGCTGGGCACCTGCCGGCCCGCGAAGGAACTGCGCGGAATGCGCAGATGCATAGCGTGAACCGCACCCTGACGGTGATCGGCAGCTACTCGGGCCTCGCCCGCCGGCAAACCGACGCACTTGTCGCGGCCGGCGCCGAGCACATCATGTTGGACCATGCCACCCTTCATCACACAGCGGTCCCCCGCCGGGTTGCCGAGGCGATGGCCCGGACAGATGTGGTCCTTACACCGGACCCGATGGGGGCCGTGGACAAGTCGCAGGCACTTGTGGTGGCGGAGGCCCTGGCCCGTGCCACCGCTGCCGGTATCGGGCACTGCGACGCCCTGGTCCTCACCGGCGGGGAGACGGCCACGGCGGTCCTGAAAGCCCTGGGCACCGGCAGCTTCACCGTCCTCGGGGAGATTGAACCCGGCGTCGTGATGAGCCTGCTTCCGGCACCCCTCCCCCTCCTGGTCACCAAGGCCGGCGCGTTCGGGGACGCCGGTACGCTGGCCCGCACCACCCAATTCCTTACTGGCACAACGACTGAAATGAGTATCAAATAA
- a CDS encoding ABC transporter permease, which produces MTGIWTMVGNDLRQRLRDRSVFIFSLLVPLSLMGVLNLAFGGLGTDGPDLKPATVIASVDDSGQLGAALLDAVGSLKIMDVTIRKVPAADVIRETRDSGADLGIIIPAGFTGAVTSGRAVTVQLVEGADAGLETSVLVSVVDGLVDQFGAGMVTAAAAETAGLPHDAIAAVAQQAAAGAPALTLSEGKASAEQLSLKGTLVAGQSGLFLLFTVGFGVLGLLSEREQGTLARLKSMPVPADSIIIAKALVGFILGVSATAVLLTVGTLLFGVSFGSPFVVGLLVLSISAAATSMTFIVARLVRTAEQANIAQSILAMVLGIAGGAFFPIEASGAIAAFMDLNPVAAFIRGLGISAGGGGPADVVIPMAAMLGFAALCTLASRLVPDRGTQA; this is translated from the coding sequence ATGACCGGAATCTGGACAATGGTCGGAAATGATTTGAGACAGCGTCTTCGCGACAGGTCGGTTTTCATTTTCTCTCTCCTGGTTCCTCTCTCGCTCATGGGCGTGCTGAACCTAGCCTTCGGTGGACTCGGTACCGACGGTCCTGACCTGAAGCCGGCCACCGTCATCGCCAGCGTGGACGACAGCGGACAGCTCGGTGCCGCGCTCCTGGACGCCGTCGGGTCGTTGAAGATCATGGACGTGACGATCAGGAAGGTCCCCGCTGCTGACGTAATCCGGGAAACCCGCGACAGCGGAGCGGACCTGGGCATCATCATCCCTGCAGGATTCACCGGCGCCGTGACCTCAGGGCGTGCTGTCACGGTGCAACTCGTGGAGGGCGCCGACGCCGGGCTGGAAACGAGCGTACTGGTCTCGGTGGTGGACGGTCTCGTTGATCAATTCGGAGCCGGGATGGTCACCGCGGCGGCCGCGGAGACGGCCGGGCTTCCCCACGATGCCATCGCTGCCGTTGCCCAGCAGGCTGCTGCCGGCGCCCCCGCCCTGACCCTGTCCGAAGGGAAGGCATCTGCAGAACAGCTCTCATTAAAAGGAACACTGGTGGCAGGCCAGTCGGGGCTTTTCCTTCTCTTTACTGTGGGCTTCGGTGTGCTCGGCCTGCTGTCGGAACGCGAGCAGGGCACGTTGGCGCGCCTGAAATCAATGCCGGTGCCCGCGGACTCAATCATCATCGCCAAGGCACTTGTTGGATTTATCCTTGGCGTGTCCGCCACAGCGGTGCTGCTCACGGTTGGCACGTTGCTGTTCGGTGTCTCTTTCGGCTCACCCTTCGTGGTGGGACTGCTTGTTCTGAGCATCTCGGCGGCGGCCACCAGCATGACCTTCATCGTTGCCCGACTAGTGCGGACAGCCGAGCAGGCGAACATCGCCCAGTCAATTCTCGCCATGGTGCTCGGTATAGCCGGTGGAGCGTTCTTCCCGATTGAAGCGTCGGGTGCCATCGCAGCTTTCATGGACCTGAACCCGGTGGCCGCGTTCATCAGGGGCCTGGGCATCTCTGCCGGTGGCGGCGGCCCAGCCGACGTCGTAATTCCCATGGCCGCGATGCTGGGATTCGCGGCGCTGTGCACACTGGCTTCTCGGCTGGTGCCGGACCGGGGGACCCAGGCATGA
- a CDS encoding ABC transporter ATP-binding protein, with protein MQSAATADVRTGTDDVLAVNALVKRYGDQTVVDGVSFRIRAGEIYGLLGPNGAGKTTIISMVAGLIPSETGSVKVLGEAMTPSSTGPKGHIGLVPQELAIYPDLTARENLRFFGSLQGLRRKELRARTDEVLELIGLADRASEQTKKFSGGMKRRLNIGIGLLHRPTLLILDEPTVGVDPQSRNSILESVERLGTEGMAVLYTTHYMEEAERLCDRISIIDEGQVQAEGTRDELVRLTGGVDRIDLRGSGNTSAAAAALRKVPGVQHIDGGGGGLILTVLDGPSLLPAIVTGAGSAGMALTSVKITRPDLESVFLHLTGKALRD; from the coding sequence ATGCAGTCTGCGGCGACGGCGGACGTTAGAACCGGGACTGACGATGTTCTCGCGGTCAACGCCCTGGTCAAACGCTATGGCGACCAAACGGTCGTCGACGGGGTCTCCTTTCGCATCCGGGCAGGAGAAATCTATGGGCTACTTGGGCCAAACGGTGCGGGCAAGACCACCATTATTTCCATGGTGGCTGGACTGATCCCTTCCGAGACCGGGTCCGTCAAGGTTCTGGGCGAGGCCATGACTCCCTCCAGCACGGGTCCCAAGGGACATATCGGCCTGGTTCCCCAGGAATTGGCGATATACCCGGACTTGACCGCCCGGGAGAACCTGCGGTTCTTCGGCAGCCTCCAGGGGTTGCGGCGCAAGGAGCTCAGGGCAAGAACCGATGAGGTGCTGGAACTCATTGGACTGGCTGACCGCGCCAGCGAGCAGACCAAGAAGTTTTCGGGCGGCATGAAGCGCCGGCTGAACATCGGGATCGGCCTGCTCCACCGCCCCACTTTGCTGATTCTGGATGAACCGACAGTTGGTGTGGATCCGCAGTCCCGGAACTCGATCCTGGAGTCGGTGGAACGTCTCGGGACCGAAGGGATGGCGGTCCTGTACACCACTCACTACATGGAAGAGGCGGAGCGGCTGTGTGACCGTATCTCCATCATTGATGAGGGCCAAGTCCAGGCGGAAGGGACAAGGGATGAGCTGGTCCGCCTCACCGGTGGCGTGGACCGCATTGATCTGCGCGGAAGCGGCAACACCAGTGCTGCCGCGGCGGCCTTGAGGAAGGTGCCGGGGGTGCAGCATATCGACGGCGGCGGGGGCGGTTTGATACTCACTGTCCTGGACGGACCGAGTCTTCTGCCGGCCATCGTCACCGGGGCAGGGAGCGCGGGGATGGCTTTGACGTCCGTAAAGATTACCCGGCCGGATCTGGAATCCGTTTTCCTCCACCTGACTGGCAAGGCCCTGAGGGATTGA